From Vallicoccus soli, one genomic window encodes:
- a CDS encoding putative quinol monooxygenase has protein sequence MALALVVRFDLPDAASAARFDRLAEEVVAAVAAHEPGTLVYATHAVDGAPLSRVFYEVYADDAAFRAHEEAPHVVEFHRRKDPLLAGEPEVRFLVPGPATGVPAR, from the coding sequence GTGGCGCTCGCCCTCGTCGTCCGCTTCGACCTGCCCGACGCCGCGTCGGCCGCGCGCTTCGACCGGCTGGCGGAGGAGGTCGTGGCGGCGGTCGCCGCGCACGAGCCCGGCACCCTCGTCTACGCCACCCACGCCGTCGACGGCGCGCCGCTGTCGCGCGTGTTCTACGAGGTGTACGCCGACGACGCGGCGTTCCGCGCTCACGAGGAGGCGCCGCACGTCGTGGAGTTCCACCGGCGCAAGGACCCGCTGCTCGCGGGGGAGCCGGAGGTGCGCTTCCTCGTCCCCGGCCCGGCGACCGGGGTGCCGGCGCGATGA
- a CDS encoding DUF4188 domain-containing protein, with the protein MHIRCQVDTVNIEVEEVAVARQVAQVDGEVVVFLVGMRINRWTRPWNWGPVFAAMPRMLAELARADRGMLGARTFWSGRVVLVVQHWRSEDELRAYARSADAEHLPAWRRFNRRARATGDVGVFHETYRVDAADVESVYVSMEPVLLGAATGGRVVG; encoded by the coding sequence GTGCACATCCGCTGCCAAGTTGACACCGTCAACATCGAGGTGGAGGAGGTCGCGGTGGCGCGGCAGGTGGCCCAGGTCGACGGCGAGGTCGTCGTGTTCCTCGTCGGCATGCGGATCAACCGGTGGACCCGGCCCTGGAACTGGGGCCCGGTGTTCGCGGCGATGCCCCGGATGCTCGCCGAGCTCGCCCGCGCCGACCGGGGGATGCTCGGGGCCCGCACCTTCTGGTCGGGCCGCGTGGTGCTCGTGGTGCAGCACTGGCGCTCGGAGGACGAGCTGCGGGCCTACGCCCGCTCCGCCGACGCGGAGCACCTGCCGGCGTGGCGGCGGTTCAACCGCCGGGCCAGGGCCACCGGCGACGTCGGCGTCTTCCACGAGACCTACCGGGTGGACGCGGCCGACGTGGAGTCGGTGTACGTCTCCATGGAGCCCGTGCTGCTCGGGGCGGCGACGGGTGGCAGGGTGGTCGGGTGA
- a CDS encoding cysteine desulfurase-like protein yields MSQAPTLDVRAVRAQFPALAEGTAHFDAPGGTQVPFAVVDAVAASLRSAVSNRGGPFPSSARAEQAVADARSAVADLVGGLPDGVVLGQSMTALTYVLAGALAKRWGPGDEVVVTRLDHDANVRPWVQAAERAGAAVRWLDVDPASCLLGDHTAVLSERTRLVAVTGASNVVGTRPDVRAVTDAAHEVGALAYVDGVHLTPHVPVDVAALGADFYALSLYKLSGPHLGAVVADPALLEGLHPDKLLPSSDAVPARFEHGTPPFELHAGVVAAVEHLAGLVPGGGARRERLLRSMAAVQAHEEALLDRLVAGLEGVEGVTTYGAALLRTPTVALRVAGRSPREVAEALAARGVAVGDGDFYARELVRALGLHGDGGVVRAGVVHYTSGDDVDRLLAGVAALAA; encoded by the coding sequence GTGAGCCAGGCCCCCACGCTCGACGTCCGCGCGGTCCGCGCGCAGTTCCCCGCCCTCGCGGAGGGCACCGCCCACTTCGACGCCCCGGGCGGCACGCAGGTGCCCTTCGCGGTCGTCGACGCCGTGGCGGCGAGCCTGCGCAGCGCGGTGTCGAACCGCGGGGGACCCTTCCCCAGCAGCGCCCGCGCCGAGCAAGCGGTTGCCGACGCGCGCTCGGCCGTCGCCGACCTGGTCGGCGGCCTGCCGGACGGCGTGGTGCTGGGCCAGTCGATGACCGCGCTGACGTACGTGCTGGCCGGCGCCCTCGCCAAGCGGTGGGGCCCGGGCGACGAGGTCGTCGTGACCCGCCTCGACCACGACGCCAACGTGCGCCCGTGGGTGCAGGCGGCCGAGCGCGCCGGCGCCGCGGTGCGGTGGCTCGACGTCGACCCGGCGTCGTGCCTGCTCGGCGACCACACCGCGGTCCTGTCCGAGCGGACCCGCCTGGTCGCGGTCACGGGTGCCAGCAACGTCGTGGGCACGCGTCCCGACGTCCGCGCCGTCACCGACGCCGCCCACGAGGTCGGCGCGCTGGCCTACGTCGACGGCGTGCACCTCACCCCGCACGTCCCCGTGGACGTCGCCGCGCTCGGGGCCGACTTCTACGCGCTCTCGCTCTACAAGCTCAGCGGCCCGCACCTCGGGGCCGTCGTCGCCGACCCCGCGCTGCTCGAGGGGCTGCACCCCGACAAGCTGCTGCCGTCGAGCGACGCCGTCCCCGCCCGCTTCGAGCACGGCACCCCGCCGTTCGAGCTGCACGCGGGGGTCGTCGCCGCGGTGGAGCACCTCGCCGGGCTCGTGCCGGGAGGGGGCGCGCGCCGCGAGCGGCTGCTGCGGTCGATGGCCGCGGTGCAGGCGCACGAGGAGGCGCTGCTCGACCGCCTGGTCGCCGGTCTGGAGGGGGTCGAGGGCGTGACGACGTACGGCGCCGCCCTCCTGCGCACCCCGACCGTGGCCCTGCGCGTCGCCGGCCGGTCGCCGCGCGAGGTCGCCGAGGCGCTCGCCGCGCGCGGCGTCGCGGTGGGGGACGGCGACTTCTACGCCCGCGAGCTGGTGCGCGCCCTCGGGCTGCACGGGGACGGCGGCGTGGTCCGCGCCGGCGTCGTGCACTACACGAGCGGGGACGACGTGGACCGGCTGCTCGCGGGGGTCGCCGCCCTCGCGGCCTGA
- a CDS encoding GNAT family N-acetyltransferase translates to MTAAAPARPRPLRPDDADAVLALLTARDVAVLGRADTSAQDVRVDLADPDLDPRSCVVEGEGRLEGMARVWFDAATGHADVDVAVHPDAPQGLLAALLAHVDEVARDGGGARGCAEMVLDHHAYEADRPLQDALRAAGYEPATSFSRMRRELDRPVERVRPEGVVVRRAQDPPTDEELRLAHALHQASFADHFGFAPRSYEDWRAAWQARDDRGPVWFAQVDGRDAGFLQETEELVEELDAGYVLRLGVLRAARGRGVARALLTESFRGMQRRGRVAAVLHVDVANSTGALALYESVGMRPVLSVQAWRRVLAVPGRAPDRAPDRAPDRAPDLSEAGSRVQP, encoded by the coding sequence CCGACGCCGTCCTCGCGCTGCTCACCGCCCGCGACGTCGCGGTCCTCGGGCGGGCCGACACCAGCGCCCAGGACGTGCGCGTCGACCTCGCCGACCCCGACCTCGACCCGCGCAGCTGCGTGGTGGAGGGCGAGGGCCGGCTCGAGGGGATGGCGCGGGTCTGGTTCGACGCGGCGACCGGGCACGCGGACGTCGACGTCGCGGTGCACCCGGACGCGCCGCAGGGGCTCCTCGCGGCGCTGCTCGCGCACGTCGACGAGGTGGCGCGCGACGGCGGCGGGGCCCGCGGCTGCGCCGAGATGGTGCTGGACCACCACGCGTACGAGGCCGACCGCCCGCTGCAGGACGCCCTGCGCGCCGCGGGCTACGAGCCCGCGACCTCGTTCTCGCGGATGCGGCGGGAGCTGGACCGGCCGGTCGAGCGGGTGCGCCCCGAGGGGGTCGTCGTCCGTCGCGCGCAGGACCCGCCCACCGACGAGGAGCTGCGCCTCGCGCACGCCCTGCACCAGGCCTCCTTCGCCGACCACTTCGGCTTCGCCCCCCGCTCGTACGAGGACTGGCGGGCCGCCTGGCAGGCCCGTGACGACCGGGGGCCCGTGTGGTTCGCCCAGGTCGACGGGCGCGACGCGGGGTTCCTGCAGGAGACCGAGGAGCTCGTGGAGGAGCTCGACGCGGGGTACGTGCTGCGCCTCGGCGTCCTGCGCGCGGCGCGCGGGCGCGGCGTCGCGCGGGCGCTGCTGACGGAGTCCTTCCGCGGCATGCAGCGCCGCGGGCGGGTCGCCGCGGTGCTGCACGTGGACGTCGCGAACAGCACCGGCGCCCTCGCGCTGTACGAGTCCGTCGGCATGCGGCCGGTCCTGTCCGTGCAGGCGTGGCGGCGGGTGCTGGCGGTGCCCGGCCGGGCGCCGGACCGGGCGCCGGACCGGGCGCCGGACCGGGCGCCGGACCTGTCGGAGGCCGGGAGCAGGGTGCAGCCATGA
- a CDS encoding FtsX-like permease family protein, translating to MSALLALLRIARRDARRARGRSALVVVMVALPVMALVLGDVTFRSGQLDPDEVAARELGTTQARVEVRAPAGAGLSQEPDLRSWLTRDGGTGEYPDLLDLVPAGARALTAAASSVRVTTDAGSATTGWQEVDAADPAFRGRWDVEAGARPSGPDEVLVTPALLERLGTGIGGAAQVVQPAERSFTVSGVVRYADDPGLEAVVALPGTLGTVPGATSPQPDAAYLVTDDPLTWDEVVALNERGGVALSRAVLLDPPPQEAVPYYQDGGGGGRDLLAYVLVAALVGGLAALEVVLLAGAAFAVGARRQAHALALLAAAGGTRRQVRLVVLAGGLVLGAVAAAAGVVTGLLLAWAARPLVEDWTGQALGRYDVRPLELAAVALLGVVTAVVAAVLPARTAARQDPVAVLAGRRGQVSTPRRVPAAAVVITAAGAGAAALGSAWALAVNTGDRTASDVEAYGIAALVAGGSGLALLGLVVLSPAVIGLAGRLAGRAPLAPRLALRDAARHRGRSAPAMAAVMAAVAGSTAITLYVASLDDHDERTYGYSQPLGTASAPLLVQDWSGGGSAPLVTEVDPQRARSALEATLPVEAVHQVPTQEDCYPGGCSTSTWIEVPEANLCPGGQAPEDWRCAITYGGPMHALAVGGPEVLRWATGTTSPEAERALAEGGVVTTRRAELLDGRVTFVSEEVAPADATEQEYAAIQARAERTSLPAVLLDAPQTAVAAVVSPEAAERLGLEVGPGFLLADLERLPTEDEEEAALAALERTAAGADLHVERGYVSRYGVGLLALAAAAALVTLGATGVSTGLAQADARADHATLAAVGATPRLRRSLAGAQALVVAGLGGALGIAAGFVPALAFVGSDPQMTVVLPWPSLATILVGVPLLAAAGAWLCTRSRLPLVARQAL from the coding sequence GTGAGCGCCCTCCTCGCCCTCCTGCGCATCGCCCGGCGCGACGCGCGCCGCGCCCGCGGCCGCAGCGCGCTCGTCGTCGTCATGGTCGCCCTGCCGGTCATGGCGCTCGTCCTGGGCGACGTGACGTTCCGCAGCGGCCAGCTCGACCCCGACGAGGTCGCCGCCCGCGAGCTCGGCACCACCCAGGCCCGCGTCGAGGTCCGCGCCCCCGCCGGCGCGGGGCTCAGCCAGGAGCCCGACCTGCGCTCCTGGCTGACCCGCGACGGCGGCACCGGCGAGTACCCCGACCTCCTCGACCTCGTCCCGGCCGGCGCCCGCGCGCTGACCGCCGCGGCGTCGTCCGTACGGGTCACCACCGACGCCGGCAGCGCGACCACCGGCTGGCAGGAGGTCGACGCCGCCGACCCGGCGTTCCGCGGGCGCTGGGACGTCGAGGCGGGCGCCCGCCCCTCCGGCCCGGACGAGGTGCTCGTCACCCCCGCGCTGCTCGAGCGGCTGGGCACCGGCATCGGCGGCGCGGCGCAGGTGGTCCAGCCCGCCGAGCGGTCGTTCACCGTCTCCGGGGTCGTCCGCTACGCCGACGACCCCGGCCTCGAGGCCGTCGTCGCCCTGCCGGGCACCCTCGGGACCGTGCCCGGCGCGACGAGCCCCCAGCCCGACGCCGCGTACCTCGTCACCGACGACCCCCTCACCTGGGACGAGGTCGTCGCGCTCAACGAGCGCGGCGGCGTGGCCCTCTCGCGCGCCGTCCTGCTCGACCCGCCGCCGCAGGAGGCGGTCCCCTACTACCAGGACGGGGGCGGCGGCGGCCGCGACCTGCTCGCGTACGTGCTCGTGGCCGCGCTCGTCGGCGGGCTGGCCGCGCTCGAGGTGGTGCTGCTCGCCGGGGCCGCCTTCGCGGTCGGCGCCCGGCGCCAGGCGCACGCCCTGGCGCTGCTCGCGGCGGCGGGCGGCACCCGGCGCCAGGTGCGGCTCGTCGTCCTCGCCGGCGGGCTCGTCCTCGGCGCGGTCGCCGCCGCCGCCGGGGTCGTCACCGGGCTGCTCCTGGCCTGGGCCGCGCGCCCGCTCGTCGAGGACTGGACGGGCCAGGCCCTCGGCCGGTACGACGTCCGCCCGCTCGAGCTCGCCGCGGTGGCCCTGCTCGGGGTGGTCACCGCTGTGGTGGCGGCGGTCCTGCCCGCCCGCACCGCGGCCCGCCAGGACCCGGTGGCCGTGCTCGCCGGGCGCCGCGGGCAGGTGTCGACGCCGCGGCGCGTCCCCGCCGCCGCCGTCGTCATCACAGCCGCGGGCGCCGGGGCGGCCGCGCTCGGCAGCGCGTGGGCGCTCGCCGTCAACACCGGGGACCGCACCGCGTCCGACGTCGAGGCGTACGGGATCGCGGCGCTGGTCGCCGGCGGCTCGGGCCTCGCGCTGCTCGGCCTGGTCGTGCTGTCCCCGGCGGTCATCGGCCTGGCCGGCCGGCTCGCCGGCAGGGCCCCGCTCGCGCCGCGGCTCGCGCTGCGCGACGCCGCCCGGCACCGCGGCCGGTCGGCCCCGGCGATGGCCGCGGTCATGGCGGCCGTGGCCGGCAGCACCGCGATCACGCTCTACGTCGCCTCGCTCGACGACCACGACGAGCGGACGTACGGCTACAGCCAGCCGCTCGGGACCGCGAGCGCACCCCTGCTGGTGCAGGACTGGTCCGGCGGCGGGTCGGCGCCGCTCGTCACCGAGGTCGACCCGCAGCGCGCACGGTCGGCCCTGGAGGCGACCCTGCCGGTCGAGGCCGTCCACCAGGTGCCGACGCAGGAGGACTGCTACCCCGGGGGGTGCAGCACCAGCACCTGGATCGAGGTCCCCGAGGCGAACCTGTGCCCGGGCGGGCAGGCCCCCGAGGACTGGCGCTGCGCGATCACCTACGGCGGGCCGATGCACGCCCTCGCCGTGGGCGGCCCGGAGGTCCTGCGCTGGGCGACCGGCACGACGTCCCCCGAGGCCGAGCGCGCGCTCGCCGAGGGCGGGGTCGTGACGACCCGCCGCGCCGAGCTGCTCGACGGCCGGGTGACCTTCGTCAGCGAGGAGGTGGCGCCGGCCGACGCCACCGAGCAGGAGTACGCCGCGATCCAGGCCCGCGCCGAGCGCACCTCCCTGCCGGCGGTCCTGCTCGACGCCCCGCAGACCGCCGTCGCGGCCGTGGTCAGCCCCGAGGCGGCCGAGCGGCTCGGCCTCGAGGTCGGCCCGGGCTTCCTGCTCGCCGACCTCGAGCGGCTGCCCACCGAGGACGAGGAGGAGGCCGCCCTGGCGGCGCTCGAGCGCACCGCGGCGGGAGCCGACCTGCACGTCGAGCGGGGGTACGTCAGCCGCTACGGCGTCGGCCTGCTCGCCCTGGCCGCGGCCGCGGCCCTCGTGACCCTCGGCGCCACGGGGGTCTCGACCGGGCTCGCCCAGGCCGACGCCCGCGCCGACCACGCGACGCTCGCCGCGGTGGGCGCCACCCCCCGGCTGCGGCGCAGCCTCGCGGGGGCCCAGGCCCTCGTCGTCGCCGGGCTCGGCGGCGCGCTCGGCATCGCCGCCGGGTTCGTGCCCGCGCTCGCCTTCGTCGGCTCCGACCCGCAGATGACGGTCGTGCTGCCCTGGCCGTCGCTCGCCACGATCCTCGTCGGCGTGCCGCTGCTCGCCGCCGCCGGCGCGTGGCTGTGCACGCGCTCGCGGCTGCCGCTCGTCGCCCGCCAGGCGCTCTGA
- a CDS encoding PadR family transcriptional regulator: MSVRRGLLALLAEGPRYGYQLRAEFEARTGATWPLNVGQVYSTLSRLERDGLVEPAGESEEGQVFYAITPSGRDDVAAWFAAPVERGAPPRDELAIKLALAVTVPGVDVQAVIQRQRSATLRALQDYTRVKAGAGDLAWSLVVDSLVFQAEAEVRWLDHCEARLARAARDRAASGSGAAPTTTATTTSTSATTEAAR, encoded by the coding sequence ATGTCCGTCAGGAGGGGCCTGCTGGCCCTGCTCGCCGAGGGCCCGCGCTACGGCTACCAGCTGCGCGCGGAGTTCGAGGCCCGCACCGGGGCCACCTGGCCCCTCAACGTGGGGCAGGTCTACTCGACCCTGTCCCGACTCGAGCGCGACGGCCTCGTCGAGCCCGCCGGCGAGAGCGAGGAGGGCCAGGTCTTCTACGCGATCACGCCCTCCGGCCGGGACGACGTCGCCGCCTGGTTCGCCGCCCCCGTCGAGCGCGGCGCCCCGCCGCGCGACGAGCTGGCGATCAAGCTGGCGCTGGCCGTGACGGTCCCCGGCGTCGACGTCCAGGCCGTGATCCAGCGCCAGCGCAGCGCCACCCTGCGCGCTCTGCAGGACTACACGCGCGTCAAGGCCGGCGCGGGTGACCTCGCCTGGTCGCTCGTCGTCGACAGCCTCGTCTTCCAGGCCGAGGCCGAGGTCCGCTGGCTCGACCACTGCGAGGCACGGCTCGCCCGCGCCGCCCGCGACCGCGCGGCGAGCGGGTCGGGCGCAGCGCCCACCACCACCGCCACCACCACCAGCACGAGCGCCACGACGGAGGCTGCGCGATGA
- a CDS encoding TetR/AcrR family transcriptional regulator, translating into MNERTAYHHGDLRNALVAAGVELARQGGPQAVVLREAARATGVSPTAAYRHFADREALVAAVAGRALGLMARRMQEEAGRTPRRRTRADRALERFRAVGRAYALFAEEEPGLFRTAFGGPSTGIDQDPYDQLVAALDELVAAGALPAARRDGAEVPAWAAVHGAAVLLEGPLAGLPAAERRACLERVLDTVVDGI; encoded by the coding sequence GTGAACGAGCGCACCGCGTACCACCACGGCGACCTCCGCAACGCCCTCGTCGCGGCCGGCGTCGAGCTCGCCCGGCAGGGCGGCCCGCAGGCCGTCGTGCTGCGCGAGGCCGCTCGGGCGACCGGGGTGTCGCCCACCGCGGCGTACCGGCACTTCGCCGACCGCGAGGCGCTCGTCGCCGCGGTCGCCGGGCGCGCGCTCGGGCTCATGGCGCGGCGGATGCAGGAGGAGGCCGGCCGCACCCCCCGCCGCCGGACCCGCGCGGACCGGGCGCTGGAGCGCTTCCGCGCCGTGGGGCGGGCGTACGCGCTCTTCGCCGAGGAGGAGCCCGGCCTCTTCCGCACCGCCTTCGGCGGCCCGTCGACCGGGATCGACCAGGACCCGTACGACCAGCTCGTCGCCGCGCTCGACGAGCTCGTCGCGGCCGGCGCCCTGCCCGCCGCTCGCCGCGACGGGGCCGAGGTGCCCGCCTGGGCCGCGGTGCACGGCGCGGCGGTGCTGCTCGAGGGGCCCCTGGCCGGCCTGCCGGCGGCCGAGCGGCGGGCCTGCCTCGAGCGCGTCCTCGACACCGTCGTCGACGGGATCTGA
- a CDS encoding dihydrofolate reductase family protein, giving the protein MGRLLYSAICSLDGYVADREGGFAWAEPDEEVLAATVELDGPVGTHLYGRRTYELMAAWEGEEPETWSEQSAAFARSWRALDKVVYSTSLQRVGTPRTRLERRFDPDAVRELVRASPADVSVGGPTLGAAALRAGLVDELHLFLVPALVGGGLAALPDGVRLDLRLLEARRFAGGTVLLRYAVEGAQAPVSMS; this is encoded by the coding sequence GTGGGACGACTCCTGTACTCCGCCATCTGCTCCCTCGACGGCTACGTCGCCGACCGCGAGGGCGGCTTCGCCTGGGCCGAGCCGGACGAGGAGGTCCTCGCGGCGACGGTCGAGCTCGACGGCCCGGTGGGGACGCACCTCTACGGGCGGCGGACGTACGAGCTCATGGCGGCCTGGGAGGGCGAGGAGCCGGAGACGTGGTCCGAGCAGTCGGCGGCCTTCGCCCGCTCCTGGCGCGCGCTGGACAAGGTCGTCTACTCGACGAGCCTGCAGCGGGTCGGCACCCCGCGCACCCGGCTCGAGCGGCGGTTCGACCCGGACGCCGTACGGGAGCTCGTGCGCGCCTCGCCCGCGGACGTCTCCGTCGGCGGCCCGACGCTCGGCGCCGCCGCCCTGCGCGCGGGCCTCGTCGACGAGCTGCACCTCTTCCTCGTCCCGGCCCTCGTCGGGGGCGGGCTGGCCGCGCTGCCGGACGGTGTGCGGCTGGACCTGCGCCTGCTCGAGGCGCGCCGGTTCGCCGGCGGGACGGTGCTGCTGCGGTACGCCGTCGAGGGCGCTCAGGCGCCGGTGAGCATGTCGTAG
- a CDS encoding DUF2203 domain-containing protein, whose translation MGLFEVDEARAELARLLPVLDEIVLLRAEAAEVQAALAGGPATPLGGLPELKAAHARLDDLMAQVQATGAELKGIAPLLVDFPSELDGVPVLLCWLEGDRELAWYHRTDLGFAGRRRLPS comes from the coding sequence GTGGGGCTCTTCGAGGTCGACGAGGCGCGCGCCGAGCTGGCGCGCCTGCTGCCGGTGCTCGACGAGATCGTGCTGCTGCGCGCGGAGGCGGCGGAGGTGCAGGCCGCGCTCGCCGGCGGCCCGGCCACGCCGCTCGGTGGGCTGCCCGAGCTCAAGGCCGCGCACGCCCGCCTCGACGACCTCATGGCGCAGGTGCAGGCCACCGGCGCCGAGCTCAAGGGCATCGCGCCGCTGCTCGTGGACTTCCCGAGCGAGCTCGACGGGGTCCCGGTGCTGCTGTGCTGGCTCGAGGGCGACCGGGAGCTGGCGTGGTACCACCGCACGGACCTGGGGTTCGCCGGTCGCCGCCGGCTGCCGTCGTGA
- a CDS encoding VOC family protein: MIGRLHSVVLDCPDPRALARFYSALLGEPVTRDDDDWVVVGEDARRCLAFQRAPDHVPPRWPDPAHPQQVHLDVQVDDLDEGERQVLALGATRLPDEGDPGFRVFADPAGHPFCLVD; the protein is encoded by the coding sequence ATGATCGGACGCCTCCACTCCGTGGTCCTGGACTGCCCCGACCCGCGGGCCCTCGCCCGCTTCTACAGCGCGCTGCTCGGCGAGCCCGTGACGCGCGACGACGACGACTGGGTCGTCGTGGGCGAGGACGCCCGGCGCTGCCTGGCCTTCCAGCGGGCCCCCGACCACGTGCCGCCCCGCTGGCCCGACCCCGCGCACCCGCAGCAGGTCCACCTCGACGTGCAGGTCGACGACCTCGACGAGGGCGAGCGGCAGGTGCTCGCGCTCGGTGCGACGCGGCTGCCGGACGAGGGGGACCCCGGGTTCCGCGTCTTCGCGGACCCCGCCGGGCACCCCTTCTGCCTCGTGGACTGA
- a CDS encoding ABC transporter ATP-binding protein, which produces MSTATTVPTDKVLLLRAVTRVHGDGASAVHALREIDLSVRAGELVAVMGPSGSGKSTLLTLAGGLDSPTSGDVVVEGTILSSLDRSALAALRRRSVGYVFQDFNLIPALTAAENVALPRELDGVRARTARGEALAALEEVGIADLAQRFPDDMSGGQRQRVAIARALVGDRRLVLADEPTGALDSETGEAVLALLRRRVDAGAAGVLVTHEARHAAWADRIVFLRDGRVVDDTGRAPGAEVLLGQRS; this is translated from the coding sequence ATGAGCACCGCCACCACGGTCCCCACCGACAAGGTCCTGCTCCTGCGCGCGGTCACCCGCGTGCACGGCGACGGCGCGTCGGCCGTCCACGCCCTGCGCGAGATCGACCTGTCCGTCCGCGCCGGCGAGCTCGTCGCCGTCATGGGCCCCTCGGGCTCCGGCAAGTCGACCCTCCTCACGCTCGCCGGCGGCCTGGACAGCCCCACCTCCGGCGACGTCGTCGTCGAGGGGACCATCCTGTCCAGCCTCGACCGCTCCGCGCTGGCCGCCCTGCGCCGGCGCAGCGTCGGCTACGTCTTCCAGGACTTCAACCTCATCCCGGCGCTCACCGCCGCGGAGAACGTCGCGCTGCCCCGCGAGCTCGACGGGGTCAGGGCCCGCACCGCCCGGGGCGAGGCGCTCGCCGCGCTCGAGGAGGTCGGCATCGCCGACCTGGCCCAGCGCTTCCCCGACGACATGTCCGGCGGGCAGCGCCAGCGCGTGGCCATCGCCCGCGCCCTCGTGGGCGACCGCCGCCTCGTCCTCGCCGACGAGCCGACCGGCGCCCTCGACTCCGAGACCGGCGAGGCCGTGCTCGCCCTGCTCCGCCGCCGCGTCGACGCCGGCGCCGCGGGGGTGCTCGTCACCCACGAGGCCCGGCACGCGGCCTGGGCCGACCGCATCGTGTTCCTGCGCGACGGGCGCGTCGTCGACGACACCGGCCGCGCGCCGGGCGCCGAGGTCCTGCTGGGGCAGCGCTCGTGA
- a CDS encoding GNAT family N-acetyltransferase, with protein MTGGRLAWRRLVADDLPLLARWLADPTVHRWWQHEHALAAVERDFGPSVRGEEPGEDLVVLLDDEPVGLVQRARIADYPEDLAELSAVVEVPEGAVELDYLIGSPEHRGRGLGPRVVAALVEDTWAAHPGAPAVLVAVVAANRASWRALEKAGLRRVAEGPMEPEDPGDDPLHYVYRADRPGG; from the coding sequence ATGACCGGCGGGCGCCTGGCGTGGCGCCGGCTCGTCGCGGACGACCTGCCCCTGCTCGCGCGGTGGCTGGCCGACCCGACGGTCCACCGGTGGTGGCAGCACGAACACGCGCTCGCCGCCGTCGAGCGCGACTTCGGCCCCAGCGTGCGCGGCGAGGAGCCCGGCGAGGACCTCGTCGTGCTCCTCGACGACGAGCCGGTGGGGCTGGTGCAGCGGGCCCGGATCGCCGACTACCCCGAGGACCTCGCCGAGCTCTCGGCGGTCGTCGAGGTCCCGGAGGGGGCGGTCGAGCTGGACTACCTCATCGGCAGCCCGGAGCACCGCGGCCGCGGGCTCGGGCCGCGCGTCGTCGCGGCCCTCGTGGAGGACACCTGGGCGGCGCACCCCGGGGCCCCCGCCGTGCTCGTGGCCGTCGTGGCGGCCAACCGGGCGTCGTGGCGCGCGCTCGAGAAGGCCGGCCTGCGCCGGGTCGCCGAGGGGCCGATGGAGCCCGAGGACCCCGGCGACGACCCGCTGCACTACGTCTACCGCGCCGACCGACCGGGCGGCTGA
- a CDS encoding TSUP family transporter, translating into MLEAPDATVVVLLCVAALLAGWVDAVVGGGGLVQLPALLVLLPGAAPAQVLATNKLASVAGTATATVTYYRRVRPDLRTALPMAGAAVLGAAGGAACAALLPQEAFRPIVLVLLVLVAAYTLARPALGEAQALRFHGRRHHVVAVLSAVVIGFYDGIFGPGTGSFLVFALVGLLGYSFLQASAKARIANLATNLGALAVFVPQGAVLWGVGALMALCNLTGGFLGARTAIARGSRFVRVVFLVVVAALVARLGYDMLTGA; encoded by the coding sequence GTGCTCGAGGCCCCCGACGCGACCGTCGTCGTGCTGCTCTGCGTCGCCGCGCTGCTGGCCGGCTGGGTCGACGCCGTCGTCGGCGGGGGCGGGCTGGTGCAGCTGCCGGCCCTGCTCGTCCTGCTCCCGGGGGCGGCGCCGGCGCAGGTGCTGGCCACCAACAAGCTCGCGTCGGTCGCCGGCACCGCGACGGCGACCGTCACCTACTACCGGCGGGTCCGACCGGACCTGCGCACCGCGCTGCCGATGGCCGGCGCCGCGGTGCTCGGCGCGGCCGGCGGCGCGGCGTGCGCGGCGCTGCTGCCGCAGGAGGCCTTCCGGCCGATCGTCCTGGTGCTGCTGGTGCTCGTGGCCGCGTACACCCTCGCCCGTCCCGCCCTCGGCGAGGCGCAGGCGCTGCGCTTCCACGGCCGCAGGCACCACGTCGTGGCGGTGCTCTCCGCGGTCGTCATCGGCTTCTACGACGGCATCTTCGGCCCCGGTACGGGGTCGTTCCTCGTCTTCGCGCTCGTCGGGCTGCTCGGCTACTCGTTCCTGCAGGCGTCGGCCAAGGCCCGCATCGCGAACCTCGCGACGAACCTCGGCGCCCTCGCGGTCTTCGTGCCCCAGGGCGCCGTGCTGTGGGGCGTCGGCGCGCTCATGGCGCTGTGCAACCTCACCGGCGGTTTCCTGGGGGCCCGTACGGCGATCGCCCGCGGCAGCCGGTTCGTGCGGGTCGTGTTCCTCGTCGTCGTCGCCGCCCTCGTCGCGCGGCTGGGCTACGACATGCTCACCGGCGCCTGA